One genomic region from Nymphaea colorata isolate Beijing-Zhang1983 chromosome 10, ASM883128v2, whole genome shotgun sequence encodes:
- the LOC116263351 gene encoding uncharacterized protein LOC116263351, with translation MATWVHTITYPLRKARSFFSSAKNRKTHSECQIKQLDLHGEVMACAYEDVQVMWSMLKESRSCIAQS, from the exons ATGGCGACTTGGGTGCACACAATCACGTATCCCTTGAGGAAGGCCCGCAGTTTCTTCTCATCTGCTAAGAACAGGAAGACTCATTCAG AGTGCCAAATAAAACAGTTGGATCTCCACGGGGAAGTCATGGCATGCGCCTATGAGGATGTCCAGGTGATGTGGTCGATGCTGAAGGAGTCCAGATCATGCATTGCCCAGTCCTGA
- the LOC116262667 gene encoding agamous-like MADS-box protein AGL80, whose amino-acid sequence MARKKLNLAYIAKDSARRVTFKKRKKGLLKKVYELSTLCDVTICAIVYGKNEHTPEIWPEDGAQVLQIIDKFNELPEMEKVKKMLNQEGFLRQRVSKFADELAKLSKENKEVELRQKLFDGMANRRILHGAGIEEVHALVGMVEAKYTMVKAKCELLRAQTLSRAPPSTSLAPLSPLVAMPNHDQSRLTSTDQIRGEQSIDDLLNSIDCSPVEWPYIDPNQWNDSHDYAG is encoded by the coding sequence ATGGCGAGAAAGAAGTTGAACTTGGCCTACATTGCCAAGGATTCCGCCAGGCGAGTTACGttcaagaagaggaaaaaaggatTACTAAAGAAGGTCTACGAGCTCAGCACCCTCTGTGACGTAACCATATGTGCCATTGTCTACGGAAAGAACGAACACACCCCCGAGATATGGCCGGAGGATGGCGCGCAAGTCCTGCAAATCATTGACAAGTTCAATGAGTTGCCGGAGATGGAGAAAGTCAAGAAGATGCTGAATCAAGAAGGCTTTCTTCGACAAAGGGTATCCAAGTTCGCAGACGAGCTCGCAAAGCTGTCCAAGGAGAATAAGGAGGTGGAGTTGAGGCAGAAATTATTCGATGGCATGGCCAACAGGAGGATTCTGCATGGTGCAGGCATCGAAGAGGTTCATGCCTTAGTAGGCATGGTGGAAGCCAAGTACACGATGGTGAAGGCAAAATGTGAGTTGTTGAGGGCTCAAACATTGAGCAGAGCACCACCATCTACGTCGTTGGCTCCGCTGTCGCCGCTAGTTGCCATGCCAAATCACGATCAATCAAGGCTGACATCCACTGATCAAATACGTGGAGAGCAGTCCATAGATGATCTCCTCAACTCTATAGACTGCTCTCCTGTGGAGTGGCCATATATTGATCCCAACCAGTGGAATGACTCTCATGACTATGCGGGATGA